Genomic window (Candidatus Aegiribacteria sp.):
GGAAGCCTTTATCGGAAAGGAAAGATTCCACTATAGCAGCTTCTCTTGACAGGCCTGTGCAGAATACGAGACCCAGTTTCGAGTAATTCATCCTTCCTGCGAATTCGGCTATCTCAAGTATTCTGGGTTTTGCAGGTTTCGGAGCAGTATTCCCGGGCTCCCTTTCCGAGTAACCTTCACCCTCCTGCACTGAAGCTTGAAGCGCAAATTCTCTGATAGGGGAATCACGGTATTCATTTCTGACCTCATCAATGAGATAGTTGTTACGAGTAGGGCATGTTGCCGGGCTTTTTCCATTCTCGACAGAGCACAATCGTTCTTCTTTTGGGAAAGGGCAACTCGCGCAGGACGGATAGGATTCTTTCATTTCTACACCCATTCCCGGCTCCGTAGAACTTCTACAAATAAATCGGGATTTTCA
Coding sequences:
- a CDS encoding DUF1847 domain-containing protein, producing MKESYPSCASCPFPKEERLCSVENGKSPATCPTRNNYLIDEVRNEYRDSPIREFALQASVQEGEGYSEREPGNTAPKPAKPRILEIAEFAGRMNYSKLGLVFCTGLSREAAIVESFLSDKGFRVVSVMCKAGRIPKEEIGVKDHEKIRPGTNESMCNPILQALALNKAGTEFNIVMGLCVGHDSVFFKYSEAFCTVLVAKDRITGHNPLAAIYTLNSYYRYLKKE